A window of Candidatus Omnitrophota bacterium genomic DNA:
GAACCAAGCGCGCTAGCCAAGCTGCGCTACGCCCCGACAAATTTTGCGAAGCAAAATTTGATCCCGAGGTTGCGATGAGCAAGAGCAACCGAGGGAATATATCATAATTATAATGTAATAGATGATTATAGTATCTCAGGTGAGTACAGTCAACCAAAAAATTCCCTGCCCTCGCGCTTGGCTGCAAGAAAAGAGGGTCAGACCCTAGTTATGTTAACTACGTTTTTAGGATCTGGCCCTATAAGCAAAATTGCGGCTATTCTATTGTTCGTGCGGAGAAAACAAAAATTCAGGCTCTACAATAGGTGCATAATCGGCAGGGAACGGTATCGGAAAAGTGACTACCTCATAAACCCCTACCAGGGTCCTTGCAAAAAATTTGTAAATTCCGTCTATTAGGCCCCAGCTTCCGGCGGCAACCGGCCCCTCATCATAAAAGGTATCCTGAATTGCTTTAGGAATCTCAATGGCGCCCGTGGCAACATTGGCCAATCCGCGGCCAAGTTTCCTCAGCATGTTCTGGGCAAAACATGTGGATTGTATAGAAAATAGGCCCATAAGAATCACAGATACTATTATGACTACCGTCTTTTTCCCCATTATTTCCTCCGTTTTAAAAGTATCTCTTTATAATTCCTAAACTATATCTATAGTATAATCTAATTTCCCCAAATGTCAAGGGGATAGGGGATATTAAAAGAAGCCGTGCTTTTTCAGAAACTCGGCATCTATATCACCCGAGGCCCTTCCGGCGCCGGCGTGCGCATATTTGGCAAGAATGTCACACTCTATATTGACCTTATCCCCTGATTTTTTGGAGCCTAGCGATGTCTCTTTCAAAGTGAGAGGTATAAGCGCTACCTTGAAAGACCTCTGCGTGATTTCTGCAACCGTAAGGCTTACGCCGTCAACCGAAACAGACCCTTTAGGGGCAATGTATCTCATCTTGTCTTCAGGGATTCGTATTTCAACTTTATAATTGTTTGTCTCTTTTTTTACTGCGCTTATAACACCTACGCAATCTATGTGACCCGTAACAAAATGGCCGGATATCCTACCCCCCACTTTTAACGACCGTTCGGCATTGACTATATCGCGGTCTTTTATATCGGAAAGCGTCGTCGCCCTTAATGTCTCGGCCATAATATCAAATTGCAAAATGTTTCTATCGATTGAAGCGACGGTAAGGCAGGCCCCGTTTACGGCTATACTGTCACCTACTTTTGTGCCAGGGGATAGGTGTCCGGCCTTCAGGTAAAGTTTTACACCGGACATATTCCTTGCCACCCTCTCGACTAATGCCCTCTCTTCTACTATGCCTGAAAACATCAAAACTCCCCTCTTATTACGATATCCGGCCCGCATGTCTCGACTCTGACATCTTTGAGTCCTGTCGCATCTTTTATGGAACTACCTGACCCGCCGCAAGCTGTGGGGGCACTTTTGCCGCCTATTATTTTTGGCGATATGAAAAAATATGCCTCGTCGGCCAGCCGGTTCTTTACGAGCGATGCGCATAATTCGCTTCCGCCTTCGCACAAAAGTGACATAATCCCCCTCGCGTATAGATATCTCAAAAGCGATATCAGTTTTACGCGGCCATTTTCACGCGGCAAAAGAACAACCTCCGCGCCCTTCTTTTCCAGCGACCTCTTCTTCTTTAAAGAAACCCCCTTGCCGCAGGCTATTAAAATGGCGCCGTCGCCTTTTGAGTTTTTTAATATGCGGCTTGCCTTGGGAGTGCGAAGATCGGTATCTAAAATTATCCGTAAAGGCTGTTTCTTAAAAGCGGGGCAATGCCTGTTATTCAAAAGAGGGTCGTCTTTCATCAATGTATTTACGCCCACCATAACAGCGTCATTTAGCGCGCGTAATTTATGGACAAGGTGCCGCGATTCCTCCGAACTGATCCATTTTGAGCACCCATCTTTGTCCGCTATCTTGCCGTCCAGGCTTTGCGCAATCTTTAATGTCACGTACGGCAGGCGCTTTTTCATAAATTTTATAAAAGGGCGGTTGAGGCTCCTCGCCTCATCCTCCAATATGCCGCATTCTGTCTTTATGCCGGCTTTTTTTAGGCAGGTCAGGCCTTTTCCATTATTTAGCGGGTTGGGGTCTTTCATCGCAAAGACCGCTCTTTTTATGCCGCTTTTTATTACCAGATCAGCGCACGGCGGTGTTTTCCCATAATGCGCGCATGCTTCGAGCGTGCAATATAAGGTGGCGCCTCGCGCATCCTTGCCGGCCCGCTTTATTGCCAGGGCTTCCGCGTGCGGCGCGCCTGCTTTCCTGTGGTAATCAGCCGCTACTATTCTGCCGTTCTTCACCAAAACTGCGCCCACGACGGGATTAGGCGCAGTCATGCCGATGCCCTTTTCGGCCAAAGAGAGAGCTATTGCCATATATTTTCTATCTCGCGGGTGGAATATTTTCATTTTGCATTTTTATATTATCTGCTTCCTTTTTCAGGGCTTCCACGAACGAATAAGGGACCTTGACCTTACCCAAAAGGACCTCGCCTTTGCCGGTACCATGGCAATCGGAACCGCCGGTGATCAGTAAGCCGTGCTGCGATGCCATCTCTTCGTAACGCGTCATTACATTTGGGACATGCTCGGTACGGTATACTTCTATGCCGCGAATACCGTCTTCGACAAAACGCGCTATAAGGTCATCTCTGCCCAATACGCGCGGATGCGCCAATACGGGGACACCGCCCAATTTTATTATCATATCTACTGCCTCTTTGGGCGTAAGCTTATATTTTCTAACGTAATGGGGCGACTCATTTCCTATGTATTTTCTGAACGCTTCGTTTATTGACGCCGTAATACCTTCGTTGTATAAGGCTATCGCTAAATGCAGCCTTCCTACCGCGCCCGGCCCGCTCACCTTGAAAACCTTTTCAGCGTCTATGTCCACTCCCGCGCTTTTTAGTTTATCCACCATGGCGTAAATACGCCCGAGCCTCGCCTGGCGTATCTTTTTTAGTTTATCTTCAAACCACTCGGCTTTCCAATCGATAAAATAACCAAGTATGTGTATCTCGAGATTCTCTTCCTCGGCCGTCAATTCTACGCCGGGTATTATCTCCATGCCATATTTCTCAGCTGCTGCCATGGAAGGCGTTATCCCGTCGACCGAGTCGTGGTCGGTAATCGCTATTGCTGATAGCCCCTTTTTATGAGCAACTTTCACGACCTCCTCCGGAGTAAAAGTACCGTCAGAATGAAAGGTATGGACGTGAAGATCCGCAAATTTTTTCACCCCGCTCTTCCTTTCTTTTGAACTCTGCCCTGCAGGAAGGGCGGGGTTCATCTTTTTGCTTTCTCTTTACTTATCTTGTCGAGTATGCCGTTAACGAATTTTCCCGAATCTTTGTCCCCGTACTTCTTTGCTATATCTATGGCCTCATTTATGGAGACCTTCGGAGGAATATCGTCAAGACGAAGTATCTCAAAAGCGGCTATCCTGAGTATGTTTCTGTCTACGACTGCCATCCTGTCTATCTGCCAGTTGGTCGCGTATTTTGTTATGGTCGCGTCTATCTCTTTCATATTTTCGACCACGCCCTTTACAAGCTGGCCTGCGAATTCACTGATAGAATTTTCTTTTTCGGATTCCCTTTCCCAGAAAAATTTCAAAGCATCCGCATAGCCGTCCCCTGTCATCTCTATCTGGTAGAGGATCTTTAGGGCGTATTCGCGCGCTTTTGTCCTTTTTCTCATGTTATAGGCTCCGTTTAGATTTTTTCAAGGAGATTCGCCATCTCAATAGCGCTGAGCGCTGCGTCTCTCGCTTTATTGCCATGTTTCGCCCCTGTCCTCTCTATCGCCTGTTCCAGATTATCGGCGGTTATCACACCGAAAATGCAAGGTATGCCGGTATCAAGCGAAACCTTGGCTACCCCTTTGGCTACTTCGCCTGCTATGTAGTCAAAATGCGGAGTATCGCCGCGGATTACCGCCCCAAGGCATATAACCGCGTCATATTTCTTTGACTTAGCTATTTTCTGCGCCACGATGGGAATTTCAAAAGAACCGGGCACCCAGATTACGTCTATTGACTTGTCATCGGCGCCATGCTGCTTAAGCGTATCGAGCGCGCCCTCAACGAGCTTTGAGCTAAGAAACTCGTTAAAGCGTGAAACGACTACGCCGAACTTCTTATCCTTTGCTATCAGATTGACCTTCACCACGTTTCCCATGTCTACCCCCCCCTTATTTTTATGCTTCTAAAAAGTGCCCTAATTTCTCCTTCTTCGTCGCCAAATACCTCTTATTGACCTTGTTCGGCGATACTACAAGCGGCACGCGTTCCGTGACTTTTAAACCATAACCTTCCAGGCCTATTATCTTCTTGGGATTATTCGTAATAAGCCTTATCTCTTTGAGTCCCAGATCCGCCAAAATCTGCGCGCCTATGCCATAATCCCTAAGGTCAGCATCAAAACCAAGCGCGGCATTTGCCTCTACCGTGTCAAGCCCGCCATCCTGAAGGGCGTACGCCTTAAGCTTATTGGCAAGGCCTATACCTCTTCCCTCCTGCCTCATATAAAGAAAAACGCCTTTGCCTTCTTTATTTATCATCCTGAGCGCGCGCTTAAGCTGCTCGCCGCAGTCGCATCGGTGCGAACCGAAGACATCGCCCGTAAGGCATTCGGAATGGACGCGGACAAGTACCGGGATCTTGCCGCATTCCCCTTTTATCAGCGCAAGGTGGTGCGATTTGTCGATCTTGGATTCGTAAACTACCAGTTTAAATTCGCCGGCATCCGTCGGTATATGAGTCTCTGTCAATTTCTCCACTAACTTCTCGCGCCTTCTCCTGTATTCTATAATCTCGGCTATAGTGCATATCTTAAGGCCGTATTTCAAGGCAAATTTATCCAAATGGTGGCTGCGCGCCATTGTACCGTCTTCATTTAAGATTTCGCATATTACACCGGCGGGATAGAGCGAAGATATCTTCATAAGGTCAACGCACGCCTCCGTATGGCCGGCTCTTACAAGAACGCCGCCTTCCCGCGCCCTCAATGGAAATACATGGCCGGGTTTTACGAGGTCTGCGGGCTTTGTATTTTTACTTCCTAAAAGTCGTATGGTATGGGCTCTATCTTTTGCGGATATACCTGTAGTAATACCCTTTTTTGCGTCAACAGATACCGCCCATGCAGTCTTAAAAGGATCTCCCGGAGACCCTACCATTGAGTAGATACCCAGCCCATCTAGCATAGCCCCTTCCATCGGTACACAGACAAGCCCCCGGCCGTATCTGACCATGAAATTTATATCTTCGTCCCGGACCTTGGACGCAGCTATGACAAGATCGCCTTCGTTCTCTCTCTTTTCGTCATCCATGACGATGACCATTTTGCCGGCTTTCAGATCCCGTATGATATCCCGCATATTATTGGCTTTCATGGCAATCCTTATCCCGCCTCGTAAGAATTATATTCCTCAGACAACCCCGCACTCGGCGGGATTAATTCGCACCTATAACTTATGTCGCTCCATTGCCTAATAATGCTCCATAAGTTATGTGCTCATTAAAAAACAAAACCCCGAAGATATTTCTCCGGGGCATGACAAAATAGTAAAAAACCGCATCTTTTAATCTTCTTTCATCTAGACTTTACTATCGGCCCCGGAATCGCGCCGGGTCTGCCCCGCTATTGCAAGGCTCGTAGGCTTTCACTACCGGTCGAGGAATTCCACCTCACCCCGAAGATTAGTGGTATTATAATCTAAACTTAGTACCGTGTCAAGCGCATTTTTGCATCCTCTTGACATTCCCTTTTTATTGGGGTATATTATATAGTCACTATGAACGGTCCAGACGATAAGTTAAAAAGTACGGGTAAGAGCGCTCAAGAGCTGGCTGAACTTCTCAAGGAGGAGCTGGAGAGGGTGAAGTCTGAACTGCTCCTTCTCTACGAGGTCTCCAATGCCATGCGGACCACCCTTGAGCTGGAACAGATATTATATATCATATTGACGTCCATTACTTCTCATGAAGGGCTCGGATTTAACAGAGCCATGCTCTTTCTGCTCAACGAAAAAGATAAAACGCTTGATGGTAAGATGGGCATAGGCCCCCATAACATAGAAGAAGCCACAAAAATATGGAAGGGTATAGAAGACAGAAAAATGGCTCTTGAAGACCTTATAAACGCTTACGATAATTTCAAGCGCGATGCGAATTCGCAGCTTCATAATCTTGTAAAAAGCATAAGAATTCCGCTCGGCGAAGGACAGGGTGTAATCACGATGAATAAAAACCAGGGTATAATCGCCCTGACTGCTCTCGAGGGAATGTCTTTCGAAATCCTTGCCGAAGAAACGCGCCTAAGCGCTGAAGACAGATACTTAAAAATGCTCGGAACAAAATACTTTGTTACGGCGCCCTTAAAGGCTAAGGATAAGGTCGTGGGAGTAGTATTGGCCGACAATATATTCACCCAAGAACCTATTACTAAAGCCGATGTACGCATGCTCAATCTTTTTGCCAACCACGCAGGACTGGCTATAGAAAATTCGCGGCTTTATGAAGAGACCGTATACTTATCGAATACCGATTGGCTTACAAAATTATGGAATCACGGTCATTTCCAAGTTGCCCTGACAAATGAGATAAAGAAGGCCCGTGAAACCGATATGCCATTAAGCCTCCTCATGATGGATATCGACGATTTTAAAAACTATAATGACCGTTTCGGCCATGTTGCCGGAGATTTTATAATAAAGGAGATGGCGAAAGTTATGGTCGAGGCATCCCGTAAAAAAGATTGCGTCTGTCGCTACGGCGGCGAAGAATTCGCCATCATTCTACCTCAGACCACAAAAGACGATGCCAACCACATAGCTCATAGGTTAAGAGAAAAAGTCCAACAGTACTATTTCCCGAATCAGGAATACCAGCCGAAAAAGGTATTTACCTTCAGTTGCGGCGTATCTACCTTCCCTAAAGATGTTGCGGATAAAGACGCGTTAATAAAAACCGCTGACGCCGCCCTTTACAAGGCGAAAAAGGCGGGAAAAGACCTGATAATAATGCACGAACCGGCTGCTTAGATGGGGATCCCTTATGTGAGGAGTTTCTCTGGCTCGGCCGCCTTCTTCTCTTCGTCCCTCGACTCTACTCGGGACGAACCCTGAGCTTGTGGTTCGACAGGCTCACCACGCTTCAAACCACACTGAGCACC
This region includes:
- the ribE gene encoding 6,7-dimethyl-8-ribityllumazine synthase, which gives rise to MGNVVKVNLIAKDKKFGVVVSRFNEFLSSKLVEGALDTLKQHGADDKSIDVIWVPGSFEIPIVAQKIAKSKKYDAVICLGAVIRGDTPHFDYIAGEVAKGVAKVSLDTGIPCIFGVITADNLEQAIERTGAKHGNKARDAALSAIEMANLLEKI
- a CDS encoding diguanylate cyclase, producing the protein MNGPDDKLKSTGKSAQELAELLKEELERVKSELLLLYEVSNAMRTTLELEQILYIILTSITSHEGLGFNRAMLFLLNEKDKTLDGKMGIGPHNIEEATKIWKGIEDRKMALEDLINAYDNFKRDANSQLHNLVKSIRIPLGEGQGVITMNKNQGIIALTALEGMSFEILAEETRLSAEDRYLKMLGTKYFVTAPLKAKDKVVGVVLADNIFTQEPITKADVRMLNLFANHAGLAIENSRLYEETVYLSNTDWLTKLWNHGHFQVALTNEIKKARETDMPLSLLMMDIDDFKNYNDRFGHVAGDFIIKEMAKVMVEASRKKDCVCRYGGEEFAIILPQTTKDDANHIAHRLREKVQQYYFPNQEYQPKKVFTFSCGVSTFPKDVADKDALIKTADAALYKAKKAGKDLIIMHEPAA
- a CDS encoding PHP domain-containing protein; the encoded protein is MKKFADLHVHTFHSDGTFTPEEVVKVAHKKGLSAIAITDHDSVDGITPSMAAAEKYGMEIIPGVELTAEEENLEIHILGYFIDWKAEWFEDKLKKIRQARLGRIYAMVDKLKSAGVDIDAEKVFKVSGPGAVGRLHLAIALYNEGITASINEAFRKYIGNESPHYVRKYKLTPKEAVDMIIKLGGVPVLAHPRVLGRDDLIARFVEDGIRGIEVYRTEHVPNVMTRYEEMASQHGLLITGGSDCHGTGKGEVLLGKVKVPYSFVEALKKEADNIKMQNENIPPAR
- a CDS encoding bifunctional 3,4-dihydroxy-2-butanone-4-phosphate synthase/GTP cyclohydrolase II; this encodes MKANNMRDIIRDLKAGKMVIVMDDEKRENEGDLVIAASKVRDEDINFMVRYGRGLVCVPMEGAMLDGLGIYSMVGSPGDPFKTAWAVSVDAKKGITTGISAKDRAHTIRLLGSKNTKPADLVKPGHVFPLRAREGGVLVRAGHTEACVDLMKISSLYPAGVICEILNEDGTMARSHHLDKFALKYGLKICTIAEIIEYRRRREKLVEKLTETHIPTDAGEFKLVVYESKIDKSHHLALIKGECGKIPVLVRVHSECLTGDVFGSHRCDCGEQLKRALRMINKEGKGVFLYMRQEGRGIGLANKLKAYALQDGGLDTVEANAALGFDADLRDYGIGAQILADLGLKEIRLITNNPKKIIGLEGYGLKVTERVPLVVSPNKVNKRYLATKKEKLGHFLEA
- a CDS encoding riboflavin synthase produces the protein MFSGIVEERALVERVARNMSGVKLYLKAGHLSPGTKVGDSIAVNGACLTVASIDRNILQFDIMAETLRATTLSDIKDRDIVNAERSLKVGGRISGHFVTGHIDCVGVISAVKKETNNYKVEIRIPEDKMRYIAPKGSVSVDGVSLTVAEITQRSFKVALIPLTLKETSLGSKKSGDKVNIECDILAKYAHAGAGRASGDIDAEFLKKHGFF
- the ribD gene encoding bifunctional diaminohydroxyphosphoribosylaminopyrimidine deaminase/5-amino-6-(5-phosphoribosylamino)uracil reductase RibD, which produces MKIFHPRDRKYMAIALSLAEKGIGMTAPNPVVGAVLVKNGRIVAADYHRKAGAPHAEALAIKRAGKDARGATLYCTLEACAHYGKTPPCADLVIKSGIKRAVFAMKDPNPLNNGKGLTCLKKAGIKTECGILEDEARSLNRPFIKFMKKRLPYVTLKIAQSLDGKIADKDGCSKWISSEESRHLVHKLRALNDAVMVGVNTLMKDDPLLNNRHCPAFKKQPLRIILDTDLRTPKASRILKNSKGDGAILIACGKGVSLKKKRSLEKKGAEVVLLPRENGRVKLISLLRYLYARGIMSLLCEGGSELCASLVKNRLADEAYFFISPKIIGGKSAPTACGGSGSSIKDATGLKDVRVETCGPDIVIRGEF
- a CDS encoding exosortase system-associated protein, TIGR04073 family, with the protein product MGKKTVVIIVSVILMGLFSIQSTCFAQNMLRKLGRGLANVATGAIEIPKAIQDTFYDEGPVAAGSWGLIDGIYKFFARTLVGVYEVVTFPIPFPADYAPIVEPEFLFSPHEQ
- the nusB gene encoding transcription antitermination factor NusB; this translates as MRKRTKAREYALKILYQIEMTGDGYADALKFFWERESEKENSISEFAGQLVKGVVENMKEIDATITKYATNWQIDRMAVVDRNILRIAAFEILRLDDIPPKVSINEAIDIAKKYGDKDSGKFVNGILDKISKEKAKR